A region from the Rheinheimera mangrovi genome encodes:
- the iadA gene encoding beta-aspartyl-peptidase, with protein sequence MITRIVNGICYSPEPLGQTNLLVAGRQIAALGEQAELEGSIVQTVDASDCYVVPGLVDSLAHIIGGGGEGGFRSRTSELKVTDAIEAGVTTLVGVLGTDAVTRTLTNLLAKAHALDEEGLTCYCHTGSYQVPAYTLMGDLLQDLVLIDKFIGVGEVAIADHRSSQPTVQELARLASQARVGGMLSGKAGIVSVHVGPSPEGIAQLLQVASSTDIPITQFYPTHMNRNQALLQMGFDYVAQGGYIDLTTSTTAQDLAQGEIKCADALLQAVKAGVNLQHVTFSSDANASLPVFDAQNNFVGLGEGRIASLYEEMTDAIRLGVPVQDALRVVTSNPARILKLPHKGQLQLGADADLLLIDKNTLELKAVMAKGRWLFSDGRVAVQRSSLFF encoded by the coding sequence ATGATCACCAGAATAGTAAATGGGATCTGTTATTCGCCTGAACCTTTAGGCCAAACCAACCTGCTGGTAGCTGGACGTCAAATTGCTGCCTTAGGTGAGCAGGCAGAGCTTGAAGGCAGCATAGTGCAAACAGTGGATGCCAGTGATTGTTATGTAGTGCCGGGTTTAGTCGACTCGCTGGCGCATATTATTGGCGGTGGTGGCGAAGGTGGATTTCGCAGCCGCACCTCTGAGCTGAAAGTGACAGATGCGATTGAAGCTGGAGTGACCACTTTAGTGGGTGTACTTGGCACGGACGCTGTCACCCGCACTTTAACTAATCTGTTGGCTAAGGCGCATGCGCTGGATGAAGAAGGTTTAACTTGTTATTGCCATACCGGCTCTTATCAGGTGCCTGCTTATACCCTGATGGGCGACTTGTTGCAGGATCTGGTGCTGATCGACAAGTTTATTGGGGTAGGTGAAGTGGCGATAGCCGATCACCGCTCGTCACAGCCTACAGTGCAGGAGCTGGCGCGTTTAGCCTCGCAGGCCCGCGTGGGCGGTATGCTCTCGGGTAAAGCCGGTATTGTTAGTGTGCATGTCGGGCCTTCGCCTGAAGGTATAGCTCAACTGCTGCAAGTGGCGTCCAGCACCGATATTCCTATTACCCAGTTTTATCCGACTCATATGAATCGCAATCAGGCCTTGCTGCAAATGGGTTTTGATTATGTGGCTCAGGGCGGTTATATCGACTTAACCACCAGCACTACGGCTCAGGATTTAGCCCAGGGCGAAATTAAATGTGCCGACGCCTTGTTGCAGGCGGTGAAAGCTGGCGTGAATTTACAGCATGTGACTTTTTCGTCCGATGCTAATGCCTCTTTGCCCGTGTTCGACGCGCAGAATAATTTTGTTGGTTTAGGGGAAGGCCGTATCGCCAGTTTATATGAAGAAATGACAGATGCGATTCGTTTAGGTGTGCCGGTGCAGGACGCACTGCGGGTTGTGACGTCAAACCCGGCGCGTATTTTAAAGCTGCCGCATAAAGGCCAGTTGCAGCTTGGCGCTGATGCCGACTTATTACTGATTGATAAAAACACTTTGGAGTTAAAAGCTGTAATGGCGAAAGGCCGCTGGTTATTCTCTGATGGCCGTGTTGCTGTGCAGCGCAGCAGTTTGTTTTTCTGA
- a CDS encoding TonB-dependent receptor: MKHQTLRHAIRLAVTGVPLLAFSVLADDQNVERIQVVGQAQSYTVDQSSTATKTPTALKDIPQAISVITEELIDDQAMQNMSDVVRYVPGVQMQQGEGHRDAPVLRGNTSTADFFLNGVRDDVQYFRDLYNVKRVEVLKGPSGMIFGRGGAGGLINRVTKQANWTDGHALDLALGSWQQQRASADLNHAVNDSVAARVTALYEDSEGFRDYMELKRQAINPTLTFKASDATTVALSYEHFKDDRTTDRGVPSLNGRPVAVPREQFFGKPEDSNSDAVVDAFGATVSHDFGNNITLTNTTRYADYDKFYGNVFPGAVNAQTQRVSLAAYTSETLRTNLMNQTDLVIQADLAGMRHTMLTGVELNRQKTDNQRLTGYFTDISATATSDTVPLANTIYSGSLEFRPSATDANNHSVAKTAAFYLQDQIELDQNWQAIVGLRYDRFDAELLNNRTSAVLDATDNLLSPRAGLIYQPSQDLSFYASYSLSYVPRAGEQLASLTVSNQALDPEEFTNKEIGMKWELGSGLNFTTALYQLDRTNVAVTDPADPTRTILVDGQQVRGLELEMAGQLSQHWQLVAGFAYQDSEIQTPTAQNGNRLAQVPKQSFSLWNRYHLNDSIAAGLGWVAQSSGFATTDNSVTLPGFGRLDAAVFYSLSPQLRVQLNVENLLDKTYYASAHNNNNITPGTPRAYRVGLSYKF; encoded by the coding sequence ATGAAACACCAGACATTACGTCACGCAATCCGACTGGCAGTTACAGGTGTGCCTTTACTGGCCTTTAGTGTGTTGGCCGATGATCAGAACGTTGAACGCATTCAAGTGGTAGGTCAGGCTCAATCTTACACTGTGGATCAAAGTAGCACCGCGACTAAAACCCCTACAGCCCTCAAAGATATTCCTCAGGCAATCAGCGTCATTACCGAAGAGTTGATCGATGACCAGGCTATGCAAAATATGTCTGACGTAGTGCGGTATGTGCCAGGTGTCCAAATGCAACAGGGCGAAGGCCACAGAGACGCACCAGTGTTGCGCGGTAATACCTCTACTGCTGATTTCTTTCTGAATGGTGTGCGTGATGACGTGCAATACTTCCGCGACTTGTACAACGTGAAGCGGGTTGAAGTACTGAAAGGGCCAAGCGGTATGATCTTTGGTCGTGGCGGCGCAGGAGGCTTAATTAACCGCGTCACTAAACAAGCCAACTGGACAGACGGTCATGCTCTGGATCTCGCCCTAGGCAGCTGGCAACAACAAAGAGCCAGCGCCGATCTAAACCATGCAGTGAATGATTCTGTTGCAGCACGGGTAACCGCTTTATATGAAGACTCGGAAGGCTTTCGCGATTATATGGAGTTAAAGCGTCAGGCTATCAACCCTACTCTGACCTTTAAAGCTTCAGACGCAACCACAGTGGCACTGAGTTATGAGCATTTTAAAGACGATCGCACCACGGATCGTGGCGTTCCATCGCTCAATGGCCGCCCGGTGGCAGTCCCACGCGAACAGTTTTTCGGTAAACCAGAAGACAGCAATTCTGATGCCGTTGTCGACGCCTTTGGCGCTACCGTTAGCCACGATTTTGGCAATAATATCACTCTGACTAACACCACCCGTTATGCCGATTATGACAAGTTTTACGGCAACGTCTTTCCGGGCGCAGTGAACGCCCAGACCCAAAGAGTCAGCCTGGCAGCCTATACCAGCGAGACCTTAAGGACCAACCTGATGAACCAGACCGATTTGGTGATCCAGGCGGACCTGGCAGGCATGCGTCACACTATGCTGACAGGCGTTGAACTGAACCGACAGAAAACCGACAACCAACGTCTGACCGGTTACTTCACTGATATCAGCGCCACAGCGACCTCAGACACTGTACCGCTGGCCAACACTATTTATTCTGGTAGCCTGGAGTTTCGCCCAAGCGCAACAGATGCCAACAACCACAGTGTGGCCAAAACAGCGGCGTTCTACCTGCAGGATCAGATTGAGCTGGACCAAAACTGGCAGGCCATTGTTGGCCTGCGCTACGACCGCTTTGACGCTGAGCTGTTAAACAACAGAACTTCCGCAGTGCTGGATGCCACTGACAACCTGTTGTCGCCGCGGGCAGGCCTGATTTATCAGCCTAGCCAGGACCTGTCATTTTATGCCAGCTACAGTTTATCCTATGTGCCACGCGCCGGAGAGCAACTGGCCTCGTTAACTGTCAGCAACCAAGCGCTGGATCCGGAAGAATTCACTAATAAAGAAATTGGTATGAAGTGGGAGCTAGGTTCAGGCCTGAATTTCACTACAGCACTGTATCAGTTGGACAGAACCAATGTAGCAGTGACAGATCCGGCCGACCCGACCCGCACTATTCTGGTAGATGGTCAGCAAGTGCGTGGTCTGGAACTGGAAATGGCAGGGCAGCTGAGCCAGCACTGGCAGCTGGTGGCCGGTTTTGCTTATCAGGACAGTGAAATTCAGACGCCAACTGCACAAAATGGTAACCGTCTGGCTCAGGTTCCTAAACAAAGCTTTTCCTTATGGAACCGTTACCATCTGAACGACTCCATTGCCGCAGGCCTGGGCTGGGTGGCGCAAAGCAGCGGCTTTGCCACCACAGACAATAGTGTCACACTGCCTGGCTTTGGCAGGCTGGATGCGGCAGTGTTCTACAGCCTGAGCCCGCAACTGCGGGTGCAGCTGAATGTGGAAAACCTGCTGGATAAAACCTATTACGCTTCAGCTCATAACAACAATAACATCACTCCAGGTACGCCAAGAGCCTACCGTGTGGGCCTGAGCTATAAGTTCTAA
- the yfcC gene encoding putative basic amino acid antiporter YfcC, with product MSELPSGIKATGWRMPDTLLIVFGVLLCSALLTLIVPQGQFDTALDTNTGRQLLLADSYRTAHNGEPQAVSLFADGEKTGVLTAFFDGMTSGSRNGSAIGVIIFILLVGGSFGVLLRTGAVDELLKLLISKMQHKARLLLPVMALFFSLGGAIFGMGEEAMAFAILLVPLVRMLGYDAITAVLLTYGATQIGFATSWMNPFSVAIAQSIAGLPPLSGSGFRIAMWLAFTLIYIAWFIWRAERLRRIADVETNFQIEHQFHWGHSLVVLTLVAGMVWVVWGVVTQGYFLREIATQFFVMAIVAMTLGTVLKLNNASLNDYVDAFKTGASQLLPAALVVGIAQGIILLLGGTNPEHPTILNTMLHSAASSINGHSELFAAQAMLVFQSGFNFFVTSGSGQAALTMPLMAPLSDLVGISRQTAVLAFQLGDGLAHLFYPTSAALMGTLAIAGVEFTQWLRAMWPLWLLLTAMSMLTMCVAVAIGY from the coding sequence ATGAGTGAGTTGCCATCCGGCATCAAAGCAACGGGCTGGCGTATGCCAGATACCTTGCTGATTGTATTTGGGGTATTACTTTGTTCAGCCCTGCTGACCTTGATAGTGCCGCAAGGTCAGTTTGATACGGCTCTGGATACCAACACAGGACGACAATTATTACTGGCCGATAGTTATCGCACTGCGCACAACGGCGAGCCTCAGGCTGTGTCTTTATTTGCTGATGGCGAAAAAACCGGAGTGCTGACTGCATTTTTTGACGGCATGACCTCGGGCTCCAGAAATGGCTCAGCCATAGGCGTGATTATTTTTATTCTGTTGGTTGGCGGTAGTTTTGGTGTGCTGCTGCGCACTGGGGCAGTGGATGAATTGCTTAAGCTGTTGATCAGCAAAATGCAGCATAAAGCCCGTTTGTTATTGCCTGTGATGGCGCTGTTTTTCTCTTTGGGCGGCGCTATTTTTGGCATGGGTGAAGAGGCGATGGCCTTTGCTATTTTGCTGGTGCCGCTGGTACGAATGTTGGGCTACGACGCTATTACCGCTGTGCTTCTGACTTATGGTGCCACTCAGATAGGTTTTGCAACCTCGTGGATGAACCCTTTTTCTGTGGCAATAGCCCAAAGTATTGCTGGTTTACCGCCTTTGTCCGGCTCGGGTTTTCGTATTGCCATGTGGCTGGCGTTTACGCTGATTTATATAGCCTGGTTTATTTGGCGCGCAGAACGGCTTAGACGTATAGCTGATGTGGAAACCAACTTTCAGATAGAACATCAGTTTCACTGGGGGCATTCACTGGTCGTTTTGACCTTAGTGGCAGGCATGGTGTGGGTGGTCTGGGGTGTAGTGACTCAGGGCTATTTTCTGCGTGAAATTGCTACGCAGTTTTTTGTCATGGCTATTGTGGCTATGACCTTAGGCACAGTGCTGAAACTAAATAATGCCAGCCTAAATGATTATGTTGACGCCTTTAAAACCGGAGCTTCTCAGTTGTTACCTGCAGCTTTAGTGGTGGGCATAGCCCAAGGCATTATTTTGCTGCTGGGCGGTACTAATCCTGAACATCCCACCATTTTAAACACCATGCTGCATTCTGCCGCCAGCAGTATCAATGGCCACTCAGAGCTGTTTGCTGCTCAGGCCATGCTGGTGTTTCAGAGTGGTTTTAATTTTTTCGTTACTTCAGGCTCAGGTCAGGCCGCTTTAACTATGCCTTTGATGGCGCCTTTGTCGGATCTGGTGGGTATCAGCCGTCAGACCGCAGTGCTGGCTTTTCAGTTGGGTGATGGTTTAGCGCATCTGTTTTATCCCACCTCAGCCGCTTTGATGGGCACGCTGGCCATAGCTGGTGTTGAGTTTACGCAGTGGCTGCGTGCTATGTGGCCGCTTTGGTTATTACTGACTGCCATGAGCATGCTGACCATGTGTGTGGCTGTGGCCATAGGCTACTGA
- a CDS encoding aldolase/citrate lyase/malate synthase family protein → MNMTATQHSHQDHDIREEISYIAGLNQSHVRQIMDYSKAFLDKVFPLDRGSHQDVCSYVVYYQHVLAFFADGSNSGLKTPAQFVAFGGHPEQPQSLLLKDGERHVELLFCHKGAHGSMDKAGIEDIQLQLTGEQNGWFSMIRGNAQPAPCIASTQNSPCFRAKDGGDYRVN, encoded by the coding sequence ATGAACATGACAGCCACCCAACACTCACACCAGGACCATGATATCCGGGAAGAGATCAGCTACATCGCCGGGCTGAACCAGAGTCATGTCCGTCAGATCATGGATTACTCCAAAGCTTTTCTGGATAAAGTTTTTCCACTGGACCGCGGCTCTCACCAAGATGTTTGCAGTTATGTGGTGTATTACCAGCATGTATTGGCTTTTTTTGCCGACGGCAGTAACAGCGGCTTAAAAACTCCGGCGCAGTTTGTCGCTTTTGGCGGCCATCCGGAACAGCCACAATCGCTGTTGTTAAAAGACGGCGAACGCCATGTCGAATTATTGTTTTGCCACAAAGGCGCGCATGGCTCCATGGATAAAGCTGGTATTGAAGATATCCAATTGCAGCTGACAGGCGAACAAAATGGCTGGTTCAGTATGATCCGGGGTAACGCTCAACCAGCTCCTTGTATTGCCAGTACACAAAATAGTCCGTGTTTTCGTGCAAAAGATGGTGGCGATTACCGAGTAAATTAG
- a CDS encoding ZIP family metal transporter, translating to MNEKTISISPDWLSELKQHAGEHKLAAVGLALALFAVLILLAQSIVHLSNSPSSENLKLALLGGTAGFVATTLGALPALLLRSLPQAMEDSLLGIAAGMMLAASAFSLLLPGIEAGTELFQSDTLGALVVVFGMSLGVLLMLGLDAFTPHEHDKTGPCGPGYQACDRIWLFVFAIALHNLPEGMAVGVSFANGDMSVGLPLATAIALQDIPEGLAVALSLRAAGFKPGFAVFVAAASGILEPIGALIGVGLSSGFAAAYPMGLGLAAGAMIFVVSHEVIPETHRNGHQTAATLGLMVGFAVMMVLDTTLG from the coding sequence ATGAACGAAAAAACTATATCTATAAGTCCAGACTGGTTAAGCGAACTGAAACAACATGCCGGCGAACACAAACTGGCTGCTGTGGGATTAGCTTTAGCTTTGTTTGCTGTGCTGATTTTACTGGCACAAAGCATAGTGCATTTGTCCAACTCTCCTTCTTCTGAAAACTTAAAGCTGGCGTTATTAGGCGGCACAGCAGGTTTTGTTGCTACTACCTTAGGCGCTTTGCCCGCTTTGTTATTACGTAGTTTGCCGCAGGCGATGGAAGACAGTTTATTAGGTATAGCTGCAGGCATGATGCTGGCGGCCAGTGCATTTTCCTTGTTATTGCCAGGTATTGAAGCAGGCACAGAACTGTTTCAAAGCGACACTTTGGGAGCTTTGGTGGTGGTGTTTGGTATGTCATTGGGCGTATTGCTGATGCTGGGTTTAGATGCCTTTACCCCACACGAACATGACAAAACAGGCCCTTGTGGCCCTGGTTATCAGGCCTGCGACCGCATCTGGTTATTTGTTTTTGCTATCGCCTTACACAACTTACCTGAAGGTATGGCGGTGGGCGTTAGTTTTGCTAATGGGGATATGTCGGTCGGTTTACCTCTGGCAACAGCCATAGCGCTGCAGGATATACCTGAGGGTTTAGCTGTGGCTTTATCCTTAAGAGCTGCAGGCTTTAAACCGGGTTTTGCGGTTTTTGTCGCTGCAGCCAGCGGTATTTTAGAACCTATAGGCGCATTAATAGGCGTAGGTTTATCCAGTGGTTTCGCCGCCGCTTACCCTATGGGTTTAGGTTTAGCGGCAGGCGCTATGATTTTTGTAGTCTCGCATGAAGTGATCCCAGAAACCCATCGCAACGGCCACCAAACCGCCGCTACTTTGGGTTTAATGGTTGGTTTTGCGGTGATGATGGTACTCGATACCACTTTAGGCTAA
- a CDS encoding cyanophycinase, translating to MLNPSKKSLTLLPLALCLCASVQAADITSGKELWLFGGGEPICSSVELKRCAPDKQAAAAAYFQQHQGVTQKVFRPDAKRMAELKALPKWPDKAARAQQVKPLLLTKLEQMQNKDWPEDSWYSEFERFELSDDEQNLLDDVFEQRPVLKDGSTAQVKVYFDGTELYVQQMFQHFIQSAKNRALARAKTSGAAAVAKVTAQKPKLVLISASSNSPMDWVDYYLQLFNAAGADAVWLPIEPALVQAGNCDTLDEDRFRWNGQYKRSERYPELAAYQQQMCRNPDLMKQLLLEADAIFINGGDQSLTMRSLQKKPGEFTELARLLHQRIDAGVPLAGSSAGTAVQSGYTKKKIPMISGGQTVKALQYGAYATEPNAPLCQYHQSCSSDLDGSWLTYRAAGGLQSFTLGVTDTHFRERNREGRLLRLLIDTNTDFGFGMDEATVLRANFIDPDTAQLQIEGRGGVWIADASAAKAKAVKQGDKTTGWAASGMKFSRLLSGDTAFFQQGIQQAKLQCTAPDLVDNSKVAPDTYSAVDGRVWQALPGQVQACQREDGRWRYLNLPMSLKVAYESAGDL from the coding sequence ATGCTAAATCCATCTAAGAAATCTCTCACTCTGCTGCCTTTGGCTTTGTGCTTGTGTGCATCTGTTCAGGCCGCTGATATAACCTCAGGCAAAGAGCTTTGGCTGTTTGGCGGTGGTGAACCTATTTGTTCCAGTGTCGAACTCAAGCGTTGTGCGCCAGATAAACAAGCCGCAGCCGCTGCTTATTTTCAGCAGCATCAGGGTGTAACTCAGAAGGTATTCAGGCCTGATGCAAAACGCATGGCTGAATTAAAGGCTTTGCCAAAATGGCCGGATAAGGCGGCTCGAGCGCAGCAGGTCAAACCTTTGCTACTGACTAAATTAGAGCAGATGCAAAACAAAGACTGGCCGGAAGACAGCTGGTATAGCGAGTTTGAGCGCTTTGAGTTATCTGATGACGAGCAGAATTTACTGGATGATGTATTTGAGCAACGGCCTGTACTGAAGGATGGCAGCACAGCTCAAGTGAAAGTCTATTTTGACGGCACAGAACTTTATGTGCAGCAGATGTTTCAGCATTTTATTCAGTCAGCGAAAAACCGTGCACTAGCGCGTGCCAAAACCTCTGGTGCAGCAGCCGTTGCCAAAGTGACAGCACAAAAGCCTAAGTTAGTGCTGATCAGCGCTTCCTCCAACAGCCCTATGGATTGGGTGGATTATTACCTGCAGTTGTTTAATGCAGCTGGTGCTGATGCGGTCTGGTTGCCGATAGAACCTGCTTTGGTGCAGGCAGGTAACTGTGACACTTTAGACGAGGATCGATTCCGCTGGAATGGTCAGTACAAACGATCTGAACGTTACCCTGAGCTGGCAGCCTATCAGCAGCAGATGTGCCGCAATCCTGATTTGATGAAGCAATTGCTGTTGGAGGCTGACGCTATTTTTATTAACGGTGGTGATCAGTCGCTGACTATGCGTAGTCTGCAGAAAAAGCCGGGCGAATTTACTGAACTCGCCAGGCTATTGCATCAGCGTATTGATGCCGGAGTGCCACTGGCTGGCTCCAGCGCTGGTACTGCAGTGCAGTCAGGTTATACAAAGAAAAAGATCCCGATGATCAGTGGTGGTCAAACGGTCAAAGCGTTGCAGTATGGTGCTTATGCTACCGAACCTAACGCACCTTTGTGCCAATACCACCAAAGCTGCAGCTCAGATTTGGATGGCAGCTGGTTAACCTACAGAGCCGCAGGTGGCTTGCAGTCTTTTACTTTAGGTGTGACAGACACGCATTTTCGTGAGCGCAACCGCGAAGGCCGGTTATTACGTTTATTGATCGATACCAATACAGACTTTGGTTTTGGTATGGACGAAGCCACAGTGCTGCGGGCTAATTTTATCGACCCGGACACAGCGCAGTTGCAAATCGAAGGTCGGGGTGGTGTCTGGATAGCAGATGCCAGCGCAGCGAAAGCAAAGGCTGTAAAACAAGGCGATAAAACCACAGGCTGGGCGGCGTCGGGCATGAAGTTCAGTCGTTTACTTTCTGGCGATACTGCCTTTTTCCAGCAAGGCATTCAGCAGGCCAAGCTGCAATGCACTGCGCCTGATCTGGTAGATAACAGCAAAGTAGCACCTGATACTTATTCTGCTGTAGATGGTCGGGTCTGGCAGGCGTTGCCCGGTCAGGTGCAGGCTTGTCAGCGCGAGGATGGCCGCTGGCGTTACCTGAACTTGCCTATGAGTCTAAAGGTGGCCTATGAGTCTGCAGGTGACTTATGA
- the ybaK gene encoding Cys-tRNA(Pro) deacylase, whose product MTPAVLLLKKLKVPHQVLEYQHDPQAESYGLEAATKLGLAAPQVFKTLVATLDSKELVTAIVPVDQLLNMKQLAKAAGAKKAAMAAAADVERSSGYVLGGVSPLGQKKLLRTFIDDSAAGFETIYVSAGKRGLEIGLKPADLQACLKAKLVSLCQHENH is encoded by the coding sequence ATGACACCCGCTGTTTTGCTGCTGAAAAAACTCAAAGTGCCGCATCAGGTATTGGAATACCAGCACGATCCTCAAGCTGAATCTTATGGTCTTGAAGCTGCGACCAAGCTGGGTTTAGCTGCGCCACAGGTGTTTAAAACCTTAGTGGCAACACTCGATAGCAAAGAGCTGGTGACCGCCATAGTGCCTGTGGATCAGCTGCTGAATATGAAACAGTTAGCCAAAGCTGCTGGTGCCAAAAAGGCCGCTATGGCGGCCGCTGCTGATGTAGAGCGCAGCAGTGGTTATGTGCTGGGTGGTGTCAGCCCGCTTGGGCAAAAGAAACTACTACGGACTTTTATTGATGACTCGGCAGCTGGTTTTGAAACTATCTATGTCAGCGCTGGTAAAAGAGGGCTGGAGATAGGGCTCAAGCCTGCGGATTTGCAGGCTTGCCTGAAAGCTAAGCTGGTGAGTTTATGCCAGCACGAAAACCATTAG
- a CDS encoding DUF3612 domain-containing protein produces the protein MDNFTIKTSQCEFYKMTANKSLLRKSHFLGTKIRNLRKRNNLTMEDLSTRCIRVNSEYAPSVSYLSMIERGKRVPSLDMLQVIAEVFQKEVEWFLDGEEQQLDITPQKGSRGGVSGMALEPGFLFSNDILQIAIPEMLSQTGISGRQFAQLLIRAHQEHHQNHFPELERAAEEVGLKRMPLSVEDLMQIVQQLGLQVRWFEQTPKEVLDELGVLSKNVPTSYFLPPATLHLNKLLQQWPTRLKYELAVHIGHAVLHNKDGVKSGMMVGGAFESVPTDDSAVAPQDILHAWRDFESSFFAGALLCPKMPFRQLLDKQGYEISSHRLAGVSASVAMRRMTAVSPYSHWHYFDAYTPGKLKAVYRGNGIPLPWGNMRQVEDPCQHWAVFRMFEAADSAHSAQLSILDVQGQPRIYCCESTKVSDLAGNAHVLCAGIDLNPAIEAQGIDVDTMAQELKQLCVRAQGGAMVPKAIRSTLNTVANVLNIQWVQRSMEKPAQLICARGSSCPRQPGCYQCA, from the coding sequence ATGGATAATTTCACAATAAAAACTTCACAGTGTGAATTTTACAAAATGACAGCTAATAAAAGTTTACTCAGAAAGTCGCATTTCCTTGGTACTAAGATCAGAAACCTGAGGAAACGGAATAATTTGACGATGGAAGACTTGTCGACCCGCTGCATCAGAGTGAACTCTGAGTACGCGCCGTCAGTGTCTTATTTGTCGATGATTGAGCGTGGCAAGCGGGTGCCGAGCCTGGATATGCTGCAAGTCATTGCTGAAGTTTTTCAAAAAGAAGTGGAATGGTTTCTTGATGGTGAAGAGCAGCAACTGGATATCACACCGCAAAAAGGCAGTAGGGGCGGTGTGTCTGGTATGGCGCTGGAACCGGGCTTTTTGTTTTCTAACGATATTCTGCAAATTGCGATACCGGAGATGTTGTCCCAAACCGGTATTAGCGGTCGGCAGTTTGCGCAGTTACTGATCCGCGCGCATCAGGAGCATCATCAAAATCATTTTCCTGAGCTGGAAAGAGCCGCTGAAGAAGTGGGCCTAAAGCGTATGCCCTTGTCGGTGGAAGATTTAATGCAGATAGTGCAGCAATTGGGTCTGCAGGTGCGCTGGTTTGAGCAAACGCCAAAAGAAGTACTGGACGAGCTGGGCGTATTGTCGAAAAACGTGCCGACTTCGTATTTTCTGCCGCCCGCAACTCTGCATTTAAATAAGTTACTGCAGCAGTGGCCGACCCGACTGAAATACGAGCTGGCTGTGCATATTGGCCATGCAGTGCTGCATAACAAGGATGGCGTGAAAAGCGGCATGATGGTCGGTGGTGCTTTTGAATCTGTGCCAACAGACGATAGTGCTGTAGCTCCGCAGGATATTTTGCATGCCTGGCGCGACTTTGAATCGAGCTTTTTTGCTGGTGCTTTATTGTGCCCTAAAATGCCGTTTCGCCAGTTGCTGGATAAACAAGGCTATGAAATCAGCTCACACCGGTTAGCAGGTGTTTCGGCTTCGGTGGCTATGCGCCGGATGACAGCTGTGTCGCCATATAGCCACTGGCATTATTTCGATGCTTATACGCCGGGCAAACTGAAAGCTGTGTACCGGGGCAACGGTATTCCACTGCCCTGGGGCAATATGCGTCAGGTGGAAGACCCCTGTCAGCACTGGGCTGTTTTTAGGATGTTTGAGGCTGCGGATTCAGCGCATTCAGCGCAGCTGTCTATTCTTGATGTACAGGGCCAGCCTCGGATTTATTGTTGTGAATCGACTAAAGTCTCTGATTTGGCGGGCAATGCTCATGTGCTTTGTGCCGGAATAGACTTAAATCCTGCGATCGAGGCTCAGGGCATAGACGTCGATACTATGGCGCAGGAGCTGAAGCAACTTTGTGTCAGGGCTCAGGGTGGGGCTATGGTACCAAAAGCTATTCGCAGCACTTTAAATACAGTAGCTAACGTGCTGAATATTCAGTGGGTACAACGCAGTATGGAAAAGCCAGCCCAGCTGATTTGTGCCAGAGGCAGCAGTTGCCCCCGGCAGCCGGGCTGTTATCAGTGTGCCTGA